In Verrucomicrobiota bacterium, a genomic segment contains:
- a CDS encoding DUF6364 family protein, whose protein sequence is MGNITLSLDDATVKRVRKIALERETSLTAMVRDYLTQVASSEEASRQQQARDLRESFARLSKPMGGADWSRDDLYE, encoded by the coding sequence ATGGGTAATATTACTTTGAGCCTCGATGATGCCACGGTGAAGCGGGTGCGGAAAATTGCGTTGGAACGGGAGACCAGTCTCACGGCGATGGTGCGTGACTACTTGACTCAGGTCGCTTCCAGTGAAGAGGCCTCCCGTCAGCAACAAGCTAGAGATCTTCGAGAATCGTTTGCTCGTTTGAGTAAACCTATGGGAGGTGCTGATTGGAGTCGGGACGACCTATATGAATGA
- a CDS encoding integron integrase, with amino-acid sequence MKIVRFPRWAEVLSGCDLAPSEKEGFAVTIRWYLSWCHRRAVGCSVESAREFVAWARKEKASAEWKVERWKTAIRWFFINAHNQTRQKISSSDLSSEKPNGADAVGFRHGSDNDTSAERMSGKTDDENRILATMRRRGMALKTERSYLGHYCNFLKRTGLRSGAEINAARLKEYLDYLAMERAVSSSTQKGALNALVFIAEKVFGLEVGDIGEFVRARNHKRIPVVMSKAETRLFFAELKGDKSLMARLQYAAGLRVSELMRLRVKDLDFERNQVVVRAGKGGKDRVTPLSGKLVDSLQSHLEHVRELFEADLKREDLAGVYLPEALARRHSKAGFDWRWQWLWPSREISRDPRSGLKRRHHVLDKAYQRAVSDAANRAGLSKRVTSHTLRHSFATHLLEDGVDIRTVQDLLGHKSVETTQIYLHVMQKPGAGVRSPLDSL; translated from the coding sequence ATGAAGATTGTGCGTTTTCCCCGTTGGGCCGAGGTATTGTCCGGGTGCGATCTGGCACCTTCTGAGAAAGAGGGGTTTGCCGTTACTATTCGTTGGTACCTGAGCTGGTGCCATCGGCGAGCGGTGGGCTGTTCGGTCGAGTCCGCGCGGGAATTTGTCGCATGGGCAAGAAAAGAAAAGGCGTCCGCCGAATGGAAGGTAGAACGCTGGAAGACGGCAATTCGCTGGTTTTTCATCAACGCGCACAACCAGACTAGACAGAAGATTTCGTCTTCGGATCTTTCATCGGAGAAACCCAATGGCGCAGACGCAGTCGGCTTTCGCCATGGGTCCGACAATGATACTTCCGCCGAGCGAATGTCTGGGAAAACGGATGACGAGAACCGAATTCTGGCAACCATGCGTCGACGCGGCATGGCACTCAAAACGGAACGCAGCTACTTGGGGCACTACTGCAACTTTCTCAAGCGAACAGGCTTGCGAAGCGGAGCGGAAATCAATGCCGCCCGCTTGAAGGAATATTTGGATTATTTGGCGATGGAGCGTGCGGTATCTTCTTCCACCCAGAAAGGAGCGCTGAACGCATTGGTTTTCATCGCGGAGAAGGTCTTTGGCCTCGAAGTGGGCGATATCGGTGAGTTCGTTCGGGCGAGGAACCACAAGCGGATCCCGGTCGTGATGAGCAAAGCGGAAACACGCTTGTTTTTCGCGGAATTGAAAGGGGACAAATCGCTGATGGCACGGCTCCAGTATGCCGCCGGGCTGCGGGTCTCGGAGTTGATGCGTTTGCGGGTCAAGGATCTCGATTTCGAACGCAACCAGGTTGTGGTTCGAGCCGGAAAAGGGGGCAAAGACCGGGTCACTCCTCTTTCCGGGAAGCTGGTGGATTCGTTGCAGTCGCACCTCGAACACGTGCGGGAGCTATTCGAAGCGGACTTAAAACGGGAAGATTTGGCGGGAGTCTACCTACCGGAGGCATTGGCACGACGACATTCGAAGGCCGGTTTCGATTGGAGGTGGCAATGGCTCTGGCCCAGCCGCGAAATCTCACGGGACCCCCGTAGTGGGTTGAAGCGGCGGCATCATGTTTTGGACAAGGCTTACCAAAGAGCGGTTTCCGATGCTGCAAACCGGGCCGGGCTCAGCAAAAGGGTGACCAGCCACACGTTGCGGCATTCTTTCGCCACCCATCTCTTGGAAGACGGGGTGGATATCCGCACCGTTCAGGATTTGCTGGGGCACAAGAGCGTGGAAACTACGCAAATTTACTTGCACGTCATGCAAAAGCCGGGTGCAGGGGTGCGCAGTCCATTGGATAGCCTGTAG